Proteins encoded by one window of Arachis ipaensis cultivar K30076 chromosome B04, Araip1.1, whole genome shotgun sequence:
- the LOC107636636 gene encoding uncharacterized protein LOC107636636 isoform X1, with translation MPSPAPRWQDYCPNMKDELFKGFLEKHEFASNYDKAMARTVWNKTMHDRYPNILKRARDRAFKEANSTSIADIKGHGPKAMKVDVWNGLVDHWLDSKWQNKSVAGQKNRTAMPAHKLHTVGSISFGEHKRRKEAKLKHCVSFLEVLFIRKKSGEYVSEVSKEIIDSYGEAISQKYGEDLIDQPEVDPDVWTEVAGTNKKGRVHGLGRSLDIGIHDHRDVPLSEDIGVSTVKSISQIDITEAIKEALPSAINAILPSVVNEAIQSNLLSLLSKIPGFPQEKNQ, from the exons ATGCCTTCTCCAGCGCCAAGATGGCAGGATTATTGTCCAAACATGAAGGACGAATTGTTTAAAGGTTTTCTG GAAAAACATGAATTTGCATCAAATTATGATAAGGCTATGGCAAGAACTGTTTGGAATAAGACAATGCATGACCGCTATCCTAATATTTTGAAAAGAGCAAGGGATAGAGCTTTTAAGGAGGCAAACTCTACTAGTATTGCTGATATTAAGGGTCATGGACCTAAAGCAATGAAAGTTGATGTTTGGAATGGCTTAGTTGATCATTGGTTAGATTCAAAGTGGCAAAATAAGTCTGTGGCCGGTCAAAAAAATAGGACTGCTATGCCTGCTCATAAACTACACACTGTAGGGTCTATCAGTTTTGGCGAACACAAGAGAAGAAAG GAAGCTAAGTTGAAGCATTGTGTATCTTTCCTTGAAGTATTGTTCATAAGAAAAAAAAGTGGAGAATATGTTTCTGAAGTATCCAAGGAAATTATT GACTCATATGGAgaggcaatatcacaaaaatatggagaagatttAATAGATCAACCTGAAGTTGATCCTGACGTGTGGACAGAAGTTGCAGGAACCAACAAGAAAGGACGAGTTCATGGGTTAGGCCGCAGTCTGGATATTGGTATTCATGATCATAGAGATGTGCCATTATCTGAAGATATAGGTGTTTCTACAGTCAAGTCAATTTCACAAATAGACATCACTGAGGCTATTAAAGAAGCATTGCCTAGTGCTATAAATGCAATCTTGCCTAGTGTTGTAAATGAAGCTATACAGAGTAATTTACTGTCTCTCCTTTCTAAGATTCCAGGATTCCCCCAAGAGAAGAATCAGTAG
- the LOC107636636 gene encoding uncharacterized protein LOC107636636 isoform X2, translating to MPSPAPRWQDYCPNMKDELFKGFLEKHEFASNYDKAMARTVWNKTMHDRYPNILKRARDRAFKEANSTSIADIKGHGPKAMKVDVWNGLVDHWLDSKWQNKSVAGQKNRTAMPAHKLHTVGSISFGEHKRRKDSYGEAISQKYGEDLIDQPEVDPDVWTEVAGTNKKGRVHGLGRSLDIGIHDHRDVPLSEDIGVSTVKSISQIDITEAIKEALPSAINAILPSVVNEAIQSNLLSLLSKIPGFPQEKNQ from the exons ATGCCTTCTCCAGCGCCAAGATGGCAGGATTATTGTCCAAACATGAAGGACGAATTGTTTAAAGGTTTTCTG GAAAAACATGAATTTGCATCAAATTATGATAAGGCTATGGCAAGAACTGTTTGGAATAAGACAATGCATGACCGCTATCCTAATATTTTGAAAAGAGCAAGGGATAGAGCTTTTAAGGAGGCAAACTCTACTAGTATTGCTGATATTAAGGGTCATGGACCTAAAGCAATGAAAGTTGATGTTTGGAATGGCTTAGTTGATCATTGGTTAGATTCAAAGTGGCAAAATAAGTCTGTGGCCGGTCAAAAAAATAGGACTGCTATGCCTGCTCATAAACTACACACTGTAGGGTCTATCAGTTTTGGCGAACACAAGAGAAGAAAG GACTCATATGGAgaggcaatatcacaaaaatatggagaagatttAATAGATCAACCTGAAGTTGATCCTGACGTGTGGACAGAAGTTGCAGGAACCAACAAGAAAGGACGAGTTCATGGGTTAGGCCGCAGTCTGGATATTGGTATTCATGATCATAGAGATGTGCCATTATCTGAAGATATAGGTGTTTCTACAGTCAAGTCAATTTCACAAATAGACATCACTGAGGCTATTAAAGAAGCATTGCCTAGTGCTATAAATGCAATCTTGCCTAGTGTTGTAAATGAAGCTATACAGAGTAATTTACTGTCTCTCCTTTCTAAGATTCCAGGATTCCCCCAAGAGAAGAATCAGTAG